The following coding sequences lie in one Rutidosis leptorrhynchoides isolate AG116_Rl617_1_P2 chromosome 4, CSIRO_AGI_Rlap_v1, whole genome shotgun sequence genomic window:
- the LOC139842917 gene encoding probable mediator of RNA polymerase II transcription subunit 19b, with protein MDLESKNFGKGPKELTGAVDLIRYYKLLPHYELFCKKSLPISISDTHYVHHVVGDTEIRKGEGMQLDQLIHNTSFSRDTNARIQPFDLNVLMEAFQLRETAPVDLPPSEKGMPTIAGKSRSESKHKKHKDKEHKKHKHRHKDRSKDKDKEKRNDKSSHHDKKRKHDGIEDINAFHMQKKTKHKSSRIDEIGGIKIAA; from the exons ATGGACCTGGAAAGCAAGAATTTTGGAAAGG GACCAAAGGAACTCACGGGCGCTGTCGATCTTATACGTTACTATAAATTGTTACCCCACTATGAGTTATTCTGCAAGAAGTCACTTCCTATATCAATTTCAGATACGCATTACGTTCATCACGTTGTTGGAGATACCGAAATCAGAAAAGGCGAAGGGATGCAGTTGGATCAACTTATTCACAACACATCCTTCTCTAGAGATACAAATGCACGCATACAACCGTTTGATCTCAACGTTCTTATGGAAGCTTTTCAGCTTAGGGAGACTGCACCTGTTGACTTGCCACCT TCTGAGAAGGGGATGCCGACTATAGCTGGAAAATCGAGGAGTGAATCAAAGCATAAAAAGCACAAGGATAAAGAACACAAGAAACACAAACATCGGCATAAAGATCGAAGTAAAGATAAGGACAAGGAAAAAAGGAATGATAAAAGTAGTCATCATGACAAG AAAAGGAAGCATGATGGAATTGAAGATATCAATGCCTTTCATATGCAGAAGAAAACAAAG CATAAAAGCTCAAGGATCGATGAGATTGGTGGAATAAAGATAGCAGCTTGA